The stretch of DNA GGCAAGGACGCGGCGCTGTTCTTCCCCAGCGGGACCCAGGCGAACCAGACCGGCATCCGGCTGCTGTCCAAGCCGGGCACCGAGCTGCTGCTCGAAGCCAACGCGCACCTGCTGCACTACGAGATCGCGGGGCTGGCCGACCTGTCGCGGGTGCAGGTCCGACCGGTCCCGACGCCCGACGGCGTGCTCACGGCCGAGCTGCTGCGCGCCGCGGTGCGGGCGCCGTCGCCGCACGTGCCGAGGCCGTCGGCGATCGCCATCGAGAACACCCACAACGCCGCGGGCGGGAAGGTGATGCCGGTGGCCGTCGCGGACGCCGTCGGCGCGCTGGCCCGCGAGCTGAAGCTGCCGCTCCACCTCGACGGCGCGCGGATCTGGAACGCGGCGGCGGCGCTGGGCGTGCCCCCGGCGCGGCTGGCGGCGCCGGCCACCACGGTGATGGCGAGCCTCTCCAAGGGCCTCGGCTGCCCGGTCGGGTCCTGCCTGGCGTTCCCGCTGGCGGCGCGCGAGG from Gemmatimonadales bacterium encodes:
- a CDS encoding GntG family PLP-dependent aldolase, with the protein product MPTAIDLRSDTVTRPSAAMRRAMAEAEVGDDVLEHDPTTLRLEERVAELLGKDAALFFPSGTQANQTGIRLLSKPGTELLLEANAHLLHYEIAGLADLSRVQVRPVPTPDGVLTAELLRAAVRAPSPHVPRPSAIAIENTHNAAGGKVMPVAVADAVGALARELKLPLHLDGARIWNAAAALGVPPARLAAPATTVMASLSKGLGCPVGSCLAFPLAAREDAWEIRKRLGGGMRQSGILTAAGLYALEHNLGRIAEDHANAQRLAAGLAGHPAVRMIPPETNILIVDLLREGDTADLVIPKLAAGGVLVTSFGPRRLRAVT